The window ACACGGCTGGCGGGACTGCGAAGCTTTTCGAAGATGTCTGCCGCCGATTTTGCGATGACGGTCGCGGTGGGGTCGCTTTTCGCGTCAACAGTGTCCTCCGCAAATCCAACGCTGCTGCTTGGATTGTTCGCCCTGGCATGTCTCTATCTCGGGCAATGGTCGCTGGCGTTTCTTCGCAGGCGAGTCCGCTGGTTCAGCCGAATGGTGGATAACGAACCTCTTTTACTGATGGCAGGTGGGAGGTTCATCGAAGAGAACTTGCGAAAAGCAAACGTGACTCGCTCCGATATATTCGCCAAACTACGGGAGGCGAACGCTATCAATTACGACCAGGTGCTCGCAGTGATCTTTGAAACAACCGGTGACATTTCGGTTTTGCATTCAACCGAAACCGATGCACAGGTGGAGCCAGATTTCATGCAGGATGTCGTCGGGTTCGAACACCTCAAAACGCGGCCGTTGACTGCTTCAACGGACCTTGGACCAGAATCATAAGATGCAGTCGCCTGCGTCAGGCGTCTTTACCTCGTCTCGTTTTGAATTTGGCAATGCTGTCGGTGAGCCACTTCAGCAGCACCAAGACGATGGTGGCGAACAGCGTCAATGCCACTCCCAAACCGACGCGATCGACCGCGATCGCGACACCGATGCCAGCGGTGAGATAAATTGTTGCGGCAGTCGTTAGGCCTTCGACGCCCTCATGTTTTTGACGCACGATGGTTCCCGCACCGAGAAAGCTGATCCCGACTACAATCGCTTGCAGGGTGCGAATGGGATCCGGACTGAGCATGGCGTCGGGAAATCCCTCTTGAAACTGATCAACAATCTCTTGGCTCAAAATCATCAACAAGGCCGAGCCCGCGCAAACAAAAATGTGCGTACGAACTCCCGCAGGCTTGTCAGCGACTTCTCTTTCGAGGCCCAACACGCCTCCACAAACTGCGGCGATAGCAATCGTAATAAAATCAGAAACGTCGTGAGGGGAAAACATATTCAAGCAGCCACGCTGTACTCAGAGGAAAGAATAGAGGTTATCGCAAATTCGTTTAATCAATAACGCCAGCCTGT of the Allorhodopirellula heiligendammensis genome contains:
- a CDS encoding MgtC/SapB family protein codes for the protein MFSPHDVSDFITIAIAAVCGGVLGLEREVADKPAGVRTHIFVCAGSALLMILSQEIVDQFQEGFPDAMLSPDPIRTLQAIVVGISFLGAGTIVRQKHEGVEGLTTAATIYLTAGIGVAIAVDRVGLGVALTLFATIVLVLLKWLTDSIAKFKTRRGKDA
- a CDS encoding DUF421 domain-containing protein; this encodes MLDKWITTDTRDLAMVLLSAVVTYVAILVFTRLAGLRSFSKMSAADFAMTVAVGSLFASTVSSANPTLLLGLFALACLYLGQWSLAFLRRRVRWFSRMVDNEPLLLMAGGRFIEENLRKANVTRSDIFAKLREANAINYDQVLAVIFETTGDISVLHSTETDAQVEPDFMQDVVGFEHLKTRPLTASTDLGPES